The following are encoded together in the Culex pipiens pallens isolate TS chromosome 1, TS_CPP_V2, whole genome shotgun sequence genome:
- the LOC120426684 gene encoding L-dopachrome tautomerase yellow-f2-like yields the protein MGLMKIILNVLLLVRFWCIAEELELVYQWDQLSSAVSSEHNEILFEAQQSTTQYNETFNAYGNLPMGVSHHKGRLFVTIPRRRSGIPATLNVINMGKVTGVNNPPLLGYPDFLTNTLHQDYSADPKRIISVYRTKVDKCDRLWFVDTGYLEYPGNRRQVQRPALWVINLNTNRRVRRFEIPKEIVEFGYGMPNLEIDVEPGKCDEAYAYIADYQWQGLYVYGFAEDRMWRFKHNFFSFEPRYGRFNIAGQQFVWNDGLFSLAVGALDKDTGDRPVYLHAMAAISEIVVPNSVLKNETLARSGEDHYAERFRHLGSRGPNTQSSSHAFDEKTGVLFYAEVNRNAIGCWNSAQEFHAENHGIVHMDNENMIYPADLTIDNDSVLWVISNRLPIWIYSKLNTTDFNYRIWRQSTEKSIVGTICA from the exons ATGGGGCTTATGAAGATTATTTTAAATGTGCTACTGTTGGTTAGATTTTGGTGCATCGCTGAAGAGCTGGAACTCGTCTACCAATGGGATCAGTTAAGTTCCGCTGTTAGTTCTG AGCACAACGAAATTTTGTTCGAGGCTCAGCAGTCTACAACGCAGTACAATGAAACGTTCAACGCTTACGGAAATCTCCCGATGGGTGTCAGTCACCACAAAGGTCGTCTGTTTGTTACAATCCCCCGAAGACGATCCGGAATTCCCGCAACGCTTAACGTGATCAACATGGGAAAGGTTACGGGGGTGAACAACCCGCCTCTATTGGGCTATCCGGACTTTTTGACGAATACCTTGCAC CAAGATTACTCGGCCGACCCGAAGCGAATCATTTCAGTGTATCGAACAAAGGTTGACAAATGCGATCGTCTTTGGTTCGTGGACACCGGCTACCTTGAGTATCCGGGAAATCGGCGCCAGGTCCAGCGGCCAGCGCTTTGGGTCATCAATTTGAACACAAACCGTCGGGTGCGTCGGTTCGAGATTCCCAAGGAGATCGTGGAGTTTGGTTACGGAATGCCGAACCTGGAGATCGACGTCGAACCGGGCAAGTGCGACGAGGCTTACGCGTACATTGCAGACTACCAGTGGCAAGGGCTGTACGTGTACGGGTTTGCCGAGGACCGGATGTGGCGCTTCAAGCATAACTTTTTCTCGTTCGAACCACGGTACGGACGGTTTAACATCGCCGGACAGCAGTTTGTGTGGAACGACGGACTGTTCTCGTTGGCTGTGGGAGCCCTGGACAAGGACACCGGAGATCGTCCCGTTTATTTGCACGCGATGGCGGCGATCAGCGAAATTGTTGTGCCGAATAGTGTGCTCAAGAATGAAACTTTAGCGCGATCTGGCGAGGATCATTATGCGGAGCGTTTTAGGCACTTGGGATCGAGAGGTCCGAATACACAAAGTTCGAGTCACGCGTTTGATGAGAAAACGGGAGTCTTGTTTTACGCTGAAGTAAACCGGAATGCGATTGGATGCTGGAACAGTGCGCAGGAATTTCACGCCGAAAACCATGGGATTGTGCACATGGACAATGAGAATATGATTTATCCAGCGGATTTGACG atcgaCAACGACAGTGTCCTGTGGGTCATCTCGAACCGGCTTCCGATTTGGATCTACTCCAAGCTCAACACAACCGATTTCAACTACCGCATCTGGCGCCAATCCACGGAAAAGTCCATCGTCGGAACGATTTGCGCATAA
- the LOC120426682 gene encoding mucin-19, with product MMEPRGGTSSSSSAALFREIHKNTWLRRLNGDGKRPSVLAKKADRYWVVFCVHDDCEAFLEGYLDPRQAPSHSPEWSLSLQTVQHVSHALVSVEQEFEFVITLSTEVARFNANTWECMQEWVESLRSKLREMKLLSPKENLYSKLPEIKPPLAPTRDPTSPLPATPPVPAAIVPGIERIQPLSNLASSQHHTPPATAMVTTATTAVPTTATPTASASNATPLTTTTNSSGPQVAMSNTSTQNLMNLLTNPLQAVSSINNQHISSQYLFDAISLASDLSDSGSLDDYSNDLIKRFISSSSPLSSPPPTSANGGPSGSGSNLPKPQKLTTKENGFNHSNGAASSASSSLATTFVTNVLADPGTTSLKRSTSDKKVLVDVRADSSSGSSNSSSSNSSSSSGSDEDADASSSSNTSTTSSNRSRGSTSNGPATGGLLESCANESSLLSAAVATSQSSPLENTNGSSPKTRNGHRNDTKKTRRKSPHKSSESSANVTIIQVSNGTTETPNASPSKSVLCSPKVKHRVTTAKTKLSNNNNNIIDDLSNDNYKSNVQIIPSNIEYDHHPLLPDQEPSIIASINDRQITTVTVPNLVNGSNASGGSNVIITTASIPAVQSTVIATVATSSTPIKSDSSNFGVTQIAVNSCDRPKTPPHQQHQHYEQVFLLSSPIQVGNLDQPMSLQSPPTSSGSSVASKLNKSKVMLLSKQQRSSSHSEIQLNRVKNLRNGQGNKENQSEDQAPQTNGQSSGSSAKVGILSSASSPAVPATHVSPSKRAAVDKNIYTPQPQRPMLQRGLTEMVISRSTNAVVTSGRDLAARGRQAAAVNHSAEKVRNEVNEQRRRSSSTSDAQPETSGNPVMRVRQNGALASRLQSPPQPFRPHHQLISQLDPGGAPSNRKMTLREQQVMQLRREMMHPGGVRLQLRRKDCVNSIGLVDAFGAVWVAGWKQKEHPVLYNALHIGDQLISVAGVAITSAAEAHKTIRGAPGLFVELIIRRVPFGRVYAIRRELDGQCLGLIRDGNTSTIVDVVPNSLAARHGLPPKAKSCDGLSLTFWVLTEINGRPLNLFFKENEIRDRLNAVGRDISILVQPADLVTKLKKQLKSLRGHKDFIVQ from the exons AAGGCGGACCGTTACTGGGTCGTGTTCTGCGTCCACGATGACTGCGAGGCGTTTCTCGAGGGTTATCTGGACCCGCGGCAGGCTCCGTCGCACAGTCCGGAGTGGTCCCTGTCGCTGCAGACCGTTCAGCATGTCTCGCACGCCCTGGTGTCCGTCGAGCAGGAGTTTGAATTTGTGATAACGCTGAGCACCGAGGTGGCCCGCTTCAACGCCAACACTTGGGAGTGCATGCAGGAATGGGTGGAATCCCTTCGCTCGAAACTCCGGGAAATGAAATTGCTCTCTCCGAAGGAGAATCTCTACTCCAAGTTACCGGAGATAAAACCGCCGTTGGCACCGACGAGAGATCCGACCTCTCCCCTGCCGGCCACACCACCCGTTCCAGCGGCCATCGTTCCTGGAATAGAACGGATTCAACCGCTATCAAATTTGGCCTCCTCCCAGCATCACACACCTCCCGCAACAGCTATGGTCACAACGGCAACAACAGCTGTGCCAACGACGGCAACTCCGACAGCAAGTGCGTCTAATGCGACACCGCtgacgaccaccaccaactcTAGCGGTCCCCAGGTGGCCATGTCGAACACCTCCACTCAGAACTTAATGAACCTGCTTACCAACCCGCTGCAAGCTGTCAGCAGCATAAACAATCAGCACATCAGTAGTCAGTATCTCTTCGACGCCATATCACTCGCATCGGATCTGTCCGACTCGGGCAGTTTGGACGATTACTCAAACGACCTCATCAAGCGGTTCATATCGAGCAGTAGTCCGCTGTCATCACCGCCACCAACGTCCGCCAACGGGGGTCCTTCCGGAAGTGGGTCGAATCTGCCCAAACCTCAGAAGTTGACGACCAAGGAGAACGGCTTCAACCACTCCAATGGGGCAGCTTCGTCCGCGTCATCTTCGTTGGCCACGACCTTCGTTACCAACGTGTTGGCCGATCCGGGGACAACGTCCCTGAAGCGTTCCACCAGTGACAAAAAAGTGTTGGTCGATGTCAGAGCGGATAGCAGCAGCGGTAGTAGcaatagcagcagcagcaacagcagcagtagcagtggGAGTGATGAAGATG CTGACGCCAGCAGCAGTAGCAACACCAGCACCACGAGCAGCAACCGAAGTCGAGGGAGCACTTCCAACGGTCCTGCTACTGGAGGGTTGCTGGAGAGCTGTGCCAATGAATCATCGTTATTATCAGCAGCGGTAGCAACCTCTCAGTCCTCGCCGCTGGAGAATACGAACGGGTCGTCCCCCAAAACTAG AAATGGACATCGTAACGATACCAAAAAGACTCGTCGGAAATCACCACACAAGTCGAGCGAATCGTCTGCAAATGTCACCATCATCCAAGTTTCGAATGGGACCACGGAAACGCCCAACGCATCCCCGTCGAAATCCGTGCTGTGTTCTCCGAAGGTAAAGCACCGTGTGACGACGGCCAAGACGAAACTTTCGAACAATAATAATAACATCATTGACGACCTGAGCAATGACAACTACAAAAGTAACGTGCAAATAATTCCGTCCAACATTGAGTACGATCATCATCCGCTGCTTCCAGACCAGGAGCCTTCGATTATCGCGTCCATCAACGACCGACAGATCACCACCGTAACTGTACCCAATTTGGTCAACGGAAGCAATGCCAGCGGTGGAAGTAACGTCATAATAACCACAGCGTCGATTCCGGCGGTACAGTCCACCGTCATTGCCACGGTGGCGACCTCTTCGACGCCAATCAAGTCAGACAGCAGCAACTTTGGCGTTACCCAGATTGCGGTAAACTCTTGTGATAGACCCAAAACGCCTCCCCATCAGCAGCATCAACACTATGAGCAAGTGTTTTTGCTTTCGTCGCCCATCCAGGTGGGAAACCTGGACCAACCGATGAGTTTGCAGTCGCCACCGACGTCCTCGGGCAGTTCCGTGGCctccaagctgaacaagagcaaggtCATGCTACTTAGCAAACAGCAACGTTCATCTAGTCATTCCGAAATTCAATTGAATCGAGTCAAAAACCTCCGCAACGGACAAGGAAACAAGGAAAATCAGTCGGAAGATCAGGCTCCTCAAACGAACGGACAGTCCAGTGGGTCAAGTGCGAAGGTAGGGATTCTTTCGTCGGCGAGTAGTCCGGCAGTTCCCGCCACCCATGTGAGTCCTTCAAAACGTGCCGCTGTGGACAAGAACATTTACACGCCGCAACCTCAGCGGCCAATGCTGCAGCGAGGACTAACCGAAATGGTGATCAGCAGATCAACTAACGCGGTTGTGACCAGTGGGCGGGACCTCGCTGCCCGAGGGCGTCAGGCAGCCGCCGTGAACCACTCGGCTGAGAAAGTTCGCAACGAAGTCAACGAACAGCGCCGCCGGAGTTCGTCCACGTCCGATGCCCAGCCCGAGACGTCCGGGAATCCGGTAATGCGGGTACGGCAAAACGGAGCGTTAGCTTCCCGACTGCAGTCCCCTCCGCAACCGTTTCGACCACATCACCAACTTATCAGCCAGCTGGATCCCGGAGGAGCTCCGAGCAACCGAAAGATGACACTGCGGGAGCAACAGGTTATGCAGCTGCGTCGGGAAATGATGCACCCGGGTGGGGTCCGGTTGCAGCTGCGTCGCAAGGACTGCGTCAACTCGATCGGGCTGGTGGACGCGTTCGGCGCCGTTTGGGTTGCCGGCTGGAAGCAGAAGGAACATCCGGTGCTGTACAACGCGCTCCACATCGGCGACCAGCTGATATCGGTCGCCGGAGTGGCCATCACCAGTGCGGCAGAGGCGCACAAAACGATTCGTGGCGCGCCGGGACTGTTT gtgGAATTGATCATCCGGAGGGTTCCCTTCGGTCGAGTTTACGCCATTCGACGCGAGCTGGACGGACAGTGCTTGGGACTGATTCGGGACGGCAACACGTCCACCATTGTGGACGTGGTGCCCAACAGCTTGGCCGCCAGGCACGGTTTGCCGCCAAAG GCTAAATCGTGCGACGGCCTCTCGCTGACGTTCTGGGTCCTGACGGAAATCAACGGACGCCCGCTAAACTTGTTCTTCAAGGAGAACGAAATTCGTGACCGGTTGAACGCCGTTGGCCGGGACATTTCGATTTTG GTTCAACCCGCTGATTTGGTAACGAAACTGAAGAAGCAACTGAAATCGCTCCGTGGCCACAAAGACTTTATTGTGCAATAG